DNA from Pseudanabaena sp. FACHB-2040:
ATCTAGATAGACGTACTCAGGAGGCGTGATGTCGTGCCAACTCAGCTGGGTGAGCTCGGATTGGCTGTAGCCGACCAGCTGAAGAAATGCCTGGTTGGCCTCTACAAACTGGCCCGTTGAGTTGGAGAAGACAATGCCAATGAGGTTGGAGGCTACGAGCTGATGCGATCGCGCCTCGCTGCGGCGCAGGGCCGCTTCTGCCTGCTGACGCTCTGCCTCGCTGCGCTTGCGCTCGGTGACATCGAAGTTAACGCCGACCATCCGCAGGGGACGGCCCTGATCGTCGTAAAAGATTTTTGCTCGGGCATGGAGCCAGTGAATGCTGCCGTCTTTCCAGACCACGCGCCAGTCAGTAAAAAATTCACCTGTGACCAGCGCTTGCTGAACGTCGGCTTCGGCTTGAGCTAGATCTTCGGGGTGGACACACTGCCGCCAGCTTTCGTAGGAGCCTGCAAACTCGCCTGGTTGAAGGCCGTATAGGGCTTCTAGCTGGGGCGACCAGATGTTGGTGTTGGCTTGAATATTCCACTCAAAGCTGCCAATGCCGGCCGCAGTTTCGGCTAAATCGAGCCGCTCCTGCTTCTGGCGCAGCGCATTTTCTATCTGCTGTCGTTCGGTGACATCAAGAAAGGCCCCAATCACACCGCAAACCGCGCCGGTTTCGTTGAGTAGCGGCACCGCTCTGCCGTGGAGAAAGCAAACATCGCCATTCTCAAAGACAAATTCATAGTCGTCTTCCTCAGCCTGCCCGCTTCTGCCCACACGCTGCATCAGCAGATCTGCAGGCGGGATCTCTTGCCCCTGGCGCTGAATAGTGAACTGAAAGGGATAGCTTTGATCCCTAGGGGTTGCCGTCATGGTCAAGCCTTCTGGGCGACGCATGATCTGGTGAGCAGTGCGGTTAGCGGTGACAGTATGGCACTGCGGATCGTGGGCAATCCAAACGCCTACAGGCACTGCCTCCATAAAGGCTTCTAGCTCGTGGGCCTGGGCTTTGGCACGGGCCTCGCTCTGGCTCAGAATTTCTTGATGACGCTTTTGAGCCTCAATGTCGGTAATGGTGCCCACCCAGCCAGAAACGGCAGACCCGCTCTCTCGCAGGGGTAAACCTCGATTGATAAACCAGCGGTATGCGCCATCGTGACGGTGAAGGCGATGCTCGATCTCAAAGGTGTCTCCAGCAGCTACGGCCTGGTTCCAACGTTGCAGCGTGCGATCGCGATCTTCCGGGTGGACAGCGTTGGAACCAGCTATTCCCATTGACTCAGCCTGGCTTAAGCCGGTGTAGTCGTACCAGTACTGATTAAAATAGTTGACTGCGCCCGTTTCATCGGCTGCCCAGACAATCTGAGGCATGGCCTCCATCAGGGTGCGAGAGCGATACTCACTTGCCTGCAGCTGCTGATTTGCGTCCATCAGCAGATCATTAAGGTAGAGTAGCTTTTGGTCGGGCTGGCGCTGAGCTCGCTCTGCCTTGACCTGCCCCTGTCTGGCTAAAAGAAAGGCCGCAACGCTCGCCAGAATGACTCCCAGCGGCGTGAGCCAGGGAAATGCTGCCGGTTGGACCCAATGAATCAGAACCAGGGTGTGGGCTAGAAAGAGTAGCAGTAGGCCGCCTAGCAGCGTTGGAGAGGGGTTGCGGGCCATAAGGTGCATGGAAGCAACGCAGTAGGTTTAACTAGCAATCTTGGCCAAAAACCGGGGCATACCGGATTATCCAGTCCCGATGCTAACCGAATTAGAAGGAAGACTGCTTCCAACTTAACCGATGTATATCCTCCCTCTAACAGAATAAGGTGTCTACCTTAAGAAAGAGGTTTGCCGCCAACATCCGTTGCAAATGGGCGCTTAATTCTAGCCAGTATACCCACTCTGGCTAAGCTATACCCTTGCTTCAGCTAGGACTTCAAAATTGGCGGGACCACTCCTTGGGCCAGCGCTCGACCACAACTTTGGTTTGGGTGAAGAACTCGATAGCGTGGTGGCCCTGCCCGTGGAGATCGCCAAAAAAGCTTTCTTTCCAGCCGCTAAATGGAAAGAAGGCCATTGGAGCTGCCACCCCAATGTTGATCCCGATGTTGCCAGCTTCGGCCTCGTAGCGAAACTTACGGGCTGCTGCGCCGCTGTTGGTAAACAGGCAGGCCATATTGCCCCAAGGGCTGCGGTTGACTAGTGCGATCGCATCGTCAATCGTCTCGACATGCATCAGCCCCAGCACTGGGCCAAAGATCTCGGTGCGGGCAATTTCGCCCTCTGGCGGCACGTCTTGCAGCAGAGTCGGCCGCACGAAGTTGCCCTTTTCTAACCCAGGAATCGTGGGGCTGCGGCCATCTACCAGCACGGTTGCCCCTTCCTCCACACCCTGCTGGATCAGCGCCTCAATTCGCTCTCGGCTGGCAGCAGTAATCACCGGCCCCATCTGCACTCCGGTATCGAGGCCATTGCCGACTATGCGACTGGCAGCGGTATTTGCGATCGCGTCTGTAAACGGCTCCTTGGCCTCTCCCACCGTCACCGCCAGCGATGCCGCTAGGCAACGCTGCCCAGCACAGCCAAAGGCACTGTCGGCAGCAATACGGGTTGTCATCTCCATATCGGCATCGGGCAGCACGATAATCGGATTTTTGGCCCCACCCTGACACTGCACTCGCTTGCCGTGGGCCGCCGCCTGGCTGTAGATGTAGCGAGCCACCGGAGACGACCCAACAAAGCTAATCGCCCGGATCACTGGGTGCTGCAAAATGGCGTCTACCGCCTCCTTTGCCCCATTGACCAAGTTGACTACCCCCGGCGGAAACCCCGCCTGATCGATCAGCTCAAAGATCTTCTGCATGGTCAGGGGCACCTTTTCCGACGGCTTGACAAGGTAGGTGTTGCCGCAGGCCAGGGCGTAGGGCATAAACCAAAACGGAATCATCGCCGGAAAGTTAAAGGGCGCAATCACCGCCGCCACCCCCAGCGGCTGGCGAATCATAAATTCATCAATGCCTCGAGCAATATCCTCCGACACCGTTCCCTGCATCAGAATTGGAATGCCGCAGGCCACCTCCACGTTTTCAATCGCCCGCTGCAGCTCCCCCCGCGACTCCGCCAGAGTCTTGCCACACTCCTGGGTCACTAGCTGGGCCAGAGCCTCCTGGTTAGCCTCTAGCAGGCCCTTGAGTTTAAAGAGATACTGCACCCGCTCCATAGGCGGCACTCGCCGCCACTCCCGGTAAGCGCTGGCAGCTGCTTGGGCCGCCTGATCGACCTCGGCCACTGGCGACAGCGGCACCGTCGCCAAAACATCTGCTGTCGCCGGATTGTCAACAGGAATCTGCTCCTGGGCGCTGGAGAGGCACCACTGACCGTTGATGTAGTTTTTTAGAAGACTGCTTTGACCCATGCCAAGACCTGTGCTGCTGTCTTCTAGTGAACCACACCTAGAGGAGTCCCCGCGTCTCTATGGCTAACCCAGCCTTCTGCAAACTAGACCACAGGCAATTTCCGCGGGCCAGACTAAAATGCCACACTAGAATGACAGAAGCCCTGTGCTCGGCTGGATCTCCTAACCTCACCCACGCTTTCAGCAGGTTTTTTGATGGCAACTCGCAAAGACACCCTGTTTGAACAGTTTCTGGCTCCTATCTTCAGCCGCTTGCTAGATCGGGAAGCCTTGCTGCGCTACCGCAACAGTATCGACTGGCAGGCGGCTACAGCCGCACTGCAAAACCCTCAGGTGGCCTACCCTAACTATTACCAGACAGCTCATTTTCACGGTATTGAGGGTGGCTACTTAACCCCTGATGCCGCAGTTACCTACGACCCCATCACCCAGCACGTGTTGCCTCCGGGAGAAAACTGGGTGCGGGAGCACGCAGTAAAGACCCTACAGGGCACGCCCCGGCGAATCCTCGATCTGGGCTGCGGCACCGGCTCTACCACGCTGATGCTGAAGCAGACCTTTCCCACCTCTGAGGTGATTGGGCTAGATCTCTCGCCCCACATGCTGGTTGTGGCCCAAGATAAGGCACAACAGGCCGGACTGGCTGTTCAGTTTATCCACGGTAACGCAATGGAGACGGGCCTTCCCCCCGCCTCATTTGATGTGGTGACAGCCTCGCTGCTGTTCCATGAAACGCCCACGGAAGTTGCCTGCACGATCTTAAAAGAGGCTTTTCGCCTGCTCACGGCGGGGGGACAAGTCATGATTTTAGATGGCAACCAGCACACGCTGCGGCGGGCCGACTGGCTCACTAATATCTTTGAGGAGCCGTATATTCAGGACTATGCCCGAGGCAGCGTTGATGCCTGGATGGGGGCTGCTGGTTTTGAGGCGGTGCAGACCGAAGATTTTTGGTGGCTACATCAGATTAGCCGAGCCCAGAAGCCGCTACCGGCCGGGATCAGTGTGGTTAGTCAGTCTGGGGTCGAGGCCACCTGGAACGATGGTTTCAGCGCCGGATCGTCTGCGCCCATGCCTGCCTGATGGGGCCTGTTAAGCTGACACAGCTCGAAAAGAGCCTCACGTAGGTTGGGTTGAGCCTGCGAAACCCGACATTAGACGGGCTGTTGGGTCACGCTGCGCTTGACGCCAACCTACTGCCAAGTTTGGGTTGGCTGCTGACTGCTGTAAAAACCTGGAGACTAGCGATCCCTTTTTCCCCGCGCTCATTATACTTTGGACACTCAGGGGCTTCTGTCTTGATAAGTCCTGATGTGTTGAGGAGTGGTAAGGGGAGTGCGATGACAAGGAATACCTTGAAGCAAGCGAACAAACTAAAGGCTGTGCGGGGACAGGCGGCTTGGTCAATTTCGGCGCGATGGCTGCTCTCGTTAAGTGGTCTTTTGGGTCTGCTAAGTTGGGGACTGCTGGCGGCTGCTAAGGCCGTTGAGCCGAGCGCCAGCCCTACCTCTACAGCGGCAACTTCGCTATTGGCCCAAGTCTCTGCGGTGGATGCGCCATCTTCTGTACCCCCAAGCGAGGCCCCCATCCTGCCCAATCCGGCAGCTGACTACCGGGTGCCTGCGCTCCAGCCCGACTTCACAGGTAGCCTTTGGATCGGCTCCTGGCAGGGGCTTTCTCGCATTAACCCGGAAACTGGGCAGGTGCAGGCGCGGGTCAACGTTCCCAGCCGCACTATTGGGTCGCTGGCCCAAGACCGAGTAGGCCGCATCTGGCTCGGCACCTATGAAGGGCTGGTGCGAGTCGATCCGCGCACTAACGAAATTACGGCTCAAAACTTCCGACTGCCCTCGCGTCGGGTGCTGTCGCTGCTGATTGACACGCGTGGCTTTCTCTGGGCTGGAACTGATGAGGGGTTAGCCATGATTAGCCCCGATCGCGGTCTGCTGATGACTACCGTGAGGGATCTGCCCGGCGTCAGCGCCAACGCTCTGGCCTTAGACAACCGAGGCTTCCTTTGGGTCGGCACCCTCAATGGCCTGGTAGAAGTCGATACGGCCAGTGGCTTCCCCCGCCGCCAGATCACGGGGCTACCGGGTCAAACCGTGCAAACTCTAGCTGTAGATGACCAGGGCCTGCTCTGGGCTGGTACCCCCAATGCCCTGCTGGTGGTTGATCCTGCTACTGGGCAGCTGCTGCGCTCAGTGACAGTGATGCGCGATCGCAACGTCCTCTCTGTCGCCTTCGACCGCTCCAGCAGCGTTTGGGTTGGCACCAGCAGCGGCCTATTCAGGCTTAACCCTCTCACTGGCGCAGTACTGGGCCAAGTGCCCAACCTCCCCTCAGGCCGAGTCTTGGCTGTGGCCCCCAATGTGGGCAACAAAGTCTGGGTTGGCACCAGCGAAGGACTGGCCTGGGTCAGCCTGACTACAGGGGCAGCGACACCCCATTTTGGGTTTGTCAGTCCAACGGTGTTGGACGTGAGGCGGTAGGAGCATCCCCTTGCTTTGCTATGCTGGCAACCATACCCCTATTTCGAGGGAAAATGGCTGTCGGCGTTCACCAGTTTAGGCAGTGGAAACGGGAGGGTCGCCCGGTTGCGGTTTTGACGGCCTGGGACTACATTTCGGCGCAGATTGCTGACCAGGCTGGGGCTGATGTGGTGCTGGTAGGAGACTCGCTAGCAATGGTGGCCTTGGGCTATGAGACGACCCTACCCCTGACCCTGGAGGAGATGCTGTACCATGCGCGGGCGGTGCGGCGCGGCGTCAAGCGGGCGCTGGTGGTCGTAGATCTGCCGTTCTTGAGCTACCAAATTAGTGTTGAAGATGCCTTGCGTTCGGCGGGGCGGGCGCTGCAAGAGGCTGGTGCTCAAGCGGTGAAGCTGGAGGGGGGGCACCCGGCGCTGCTGGAGACAGTTGAGCGTTTGGTGCAGTGCGGTATGCCAGTGATGGGCCATGTGGGTCTAACGCCGCAGTCGGTTAACCAATTCGGCGGCTTTCGCCAGCAGGGCAAGTCGCCTGAGGAGGCAGAGCGGATTTTTGCAGAAGCGATCGCACTTGAAAAGGCGGGCGCATTTTCGATAGTGCTGGAGCATATTCCGGCGGCGCTGGCTCAGAGGATCACTGAGGCGATTGGTATCCCCACGATCGGCATTGGTGCTGGGGCCGCCTGCGATGGGCAGGTGCTGGTCACGACCGATGTCTTGGGGCTCTCTACTTGGCAGCCGCCCTTTGCTCGGGTCTACACCAACCTGCGGGAACAGGCCATAGCCGCGGCTCGGCAGTTCTGTGAGGATGTGCAACAGCGGCAGTTCCCCTAGAAATATCCGTTAAGCTATGAAGGCAACTTAAGCCATTCAAACCGTATTTATTCGATCATGACGACTTCCCTACAACTGAAATACGACATTAAAGATATTGCGCTGGCCCCCCAAGGGAAGCAGCGGATCGAGTGGGCCGGACGAGAAATGCCGGTGCTGCGCCTGATCCAAGAGCGCTTTGCCCAAGAAAAGCCCTTTGCCGGGATTCGGTTGGCGGCTTGCTGCCACGTCACGACTGAGACGGCTCACCTTGCGATCGCACTCAAAAACGGCGGTGCCGACGCAGTGCTCATTGCCAGCAACCCCCTCTCCACTCAAGACGATGTCGCTGCCAGCCTAGTGGCTGACTACGGCATTCCCGTCTTTGCCATCAAAGGGGAAGACAACGACACCTACCACCGCCATGTTCAAACCGCCCTCGATCACCGCCCCAATATCATCATTGATGACGGCAGCGACGTAGTGGCCACTCTCGTGCAGGAGCGCAAGCACCAGCTCGCCGACCTCCTTGGCACCACTGAGGAAACCACGACCGGCATTGTGCGCCTCAAGGCCATGTTCCGCGACGGCGTGCTCTCCTTCCCGGCGATGAACGTCAACGATGCCGACACCAAACACTTCTTCGACAACCGTTACGGCACCGGCCAATCCACCCTAGACGGCATTATCCGCGCTACCAACATTCTGTTGGCGGGTAAAAACATGGTAGTGGCTGGCTACGGCTGGTGCGGCAAGGGCACAGCACTGCGGGCTCGCGGTATGGGAGCCAACGTGATTGTGACTGAAATCGATCCGGTTCGCGCCATCGAAGCAGTGATGGATGGCTTCCGGGTGATGCCAATGGCGCAGGCAGCTGCCGTGGGCGACATCTTTGTTACCGTTACCGGCAACAAGCACGTCATTCGCCGTGAGCACTTCGAGACGATGAAAGATGGCGCAATCGTCTGCAACTCCGGCCACTTTGATATCGAAATCGATCTCAAGTCCCTCAAGGAGATGTCTTCTGAGGTCAAGCAGGTGCGCAACTTCACCGAGCAATACCGGCTGCAGAGCGGCAAATCGGTGATTGTTTTGGGCGAAGGTCGTCTGGTGAACCTAGCTGCTGCCGAAGGTCACCCCAGCGCCGTGATGGACATGAGCTTTGCCAACCAGGCACTGGCCTGCGAATACCTGGTGAAGAATAAGGGATCGCTAGAGCCGGGCATCCACTCGATCCCCACAGAGGTCGATCAGGAGATCGCTCGCCTCAAGCTGGTGGCAATGGGCATCGAGCTAGATACCCTTACGGCTGAGCAGGAGATCTACATCAACTCCTGGACTGCAGGCACCTAACCCAGGGCAAGTTAGCACCCGTAGGATGGGCAAAGGGCGCTAGCCCGTGCCCATCTTTCGCAGGCATATGCATGGATGGGCACGCTTTGCTTTGCCCATCCTACGGGGCTCTACCCTTTTTGGTTTTGCGAGCGGAATCGGCCTTCGACAAAGCCTCGCCGCTGCCGATGTTTTGTTTTGCGATCGCTAACCCGCTTGCGCCACAGACGAAAGCTTGAAGGCTTCATTTCCCGACGCATTAAGGCAATCACGTCCTTCTCCTGAAGGCCGAACTGCAGCTCAATCGCTTCAAAGGGCGTGCGGTCCTCCCAGGCCATTTCAATAACGCGATTGACGGTTTCTAGATCTAAGTTGGGCTGCTTCATGTTTTGTGGCCGACGTGAATGAAAACAGTGAAATGAAAATGGTGAGACGTCCTATGCTGGGCTATGGGGCAATCCCACAGCAGCATCTCGGTAATCGCTATGACTTTCTTTACGGCTGACGCCACCCTGGAGCAAACCCTCAAGTCCGTTCTAGAACAAACCTGGACAGCGTTTCCAGCCCTGGCTCAGAATCAAGTTGCGATCACCTGGATTGTTTACGATTCTCCCTACATCGTAAATACAGGCGGTGCGCTTAGCCCAGAGGCCTTTTGGCAGAACCAACCGCGTGGAGCTAGTTATCGGGGCGTGGAGCGAATCTATCCGGCCAGTGTCGTTAAGCTGTTTTATTTAATAGCGGTACATGAGTGGCTAGAGCAGGGCATGATCTCACCATCGAGCGAGCTAGAGCGAGCCACTCGGGACATGATTGTAGACTCTAGCAACGACGCGACGGGTTTAGTCGTCGATATTTTGACCGGCACGACCAGTGGGCCAGAGCTGCCGACAGGCCCTTTCCAAACCTGGCAGCAGCAGCGCAACATCGTCAATCGCTACTTTCAAGCGCTGCAGTGGCCGGAACTGGCGACTGTCAATATCAACCAAAAGACTTGGTGCGACGGCCCCTACGGCCGGGAGCGAGATTTTTTGGGCGCACTGTACGAAAACCGCAATATGCTGACGACCAATGCTGTAGCCCGGCTGCTGCACAGCATTGTGGGCGGCGTGTCGGTGACGGCGGTGCGATCGCAAGCCATGATGGCCCTTATGCAGCGCAGCCTGCTCCCAGAAGATTTAGCTGCTGATCCCGAAAATCAAGTCAAGGGCTTTTTGGGAGAAGGTTTGCCTCAGGCTGCAAAGCTCTGGTCAAAGGCTGGGTTAACCAGTCAGGTACGCCACGATGCTGCCTACATCGAAATTCCAAACGTAAAACCCTACCTCTTGATTGTCTTTACTGAAGGCAAAGCCCACAGCAATAACGAAGCTATTCTGCCATTTATCTCTCAAACTGTCTGTCAGGCAATGATGCTTTAACGCTATCCAAGCTGCTATTGATGCCTAGGCCACAATGCCGATGTTGATGAGCAAGAAAAATCGCTTAAATCTGCCCTAAGTTCAATTGCGGGATTATAAGCTCAGCAATAAACTCAGCTTAAATTCTTGAAAATCGTTGAAAACTGACCATCTAGGCCAAATTGCTGTCTAGCATTCGAACAGGGGTGGTAGAATCTCAAGCAATTTCATAAATCAGTCAAGAAAGCACTATTTATGTCTTTCCCGATCTCCTTCGAGACGGTAGCATCAAGACACAAGCTGCTGCTTGAATACAGTTGGTGTTCCACGTAAAAGTAGACACAATTTGAAATGTGAGGAGTGAACATAGACATGACACTTATTAAGCGTGTCTCTCTATTGATGGGTTTGGCCGTTGCTGCAACCATCGGTGTTGGCCTGCCTGCTTTTGCTGATATTACTGAAGCTCAAGACATTAACGCTGTCCTTGAGTCTGAATCTGAAATCATCAACATTGCCTTTGATACCGAACTAGACCTGCCTGTTGCCGGCAGCCAGGCAGAAACCGTTGCTTCAGACTCTGAGGAGGTTGCGGTTGAGGAAACTGAAGAGGCTCCTCTAGCCTCTGAGGCTGAAGCCGATGAAGACATCGCAGAGAGCATTGAGGCAGTTGATGATGCAGCCTCTGCAGAAACTTCTGCTGACTTGCTAGCAGAACCGGAAGCGGCTGTGCCTGCCTCTATCACTGAGGTTCTAGAGTCTGCTTCTGTAGAAATGGCTTCCGACTCAGACAGTGAGTGGATTGCTCAAGCGACTGCTCCTACTTTCCAGGGAGTTTCCGGATCTTATTTAGGAGTAGGCGGCAACCTGGGCATTGGCGACAACAGCCCACTCAGTGACTTTGGCTTTGCTGTGATCAGCAAGTTCTCCTTCGGCCCCCGCTTCTCGGTGCGGCCTTCAGCCATCATTGCTGAGAGCGGCGTGTCTTTCTCCATTCCTGTCACCTACAACTTCAATACCACTGAGGTTGGTGGAGTTGGCTTCCAGCCCTATCTTGGTGTCGGGGCCGATATTCCCACTAATGGCAGCGTGGCGCTCTTACTAGATGCGGGTGTCGATGTTCCCATCTCTCCTCAATTCACGCTCAATGCGACCTCTCTCTTTCGAGTGACCAGCGGTTTTGGTATGGGCATTATCGTGGGGGTTGGCTACAACTTCCCCGGCCTATTTGACTAGGTTCTAGACGTTAAGCCTGACACCTTAATGAAGAGGAGCCTGTATAGGCTCCTCTTTGTTTTTGGGCACGCTGATCTGGCCGATCAGGGTCTACTACTGTGCAGTTATCACCGCCTATTGCTTGGGAGCAGGTGCTCAGCGAGTTTCAACGGATTTGGGGCTATTCTGGCTTTCGTTCGCCCCAAGATGACATTGTCAAAGCCCTGCTAGAGCAGCGAGACACGCTGGTGATCATGCCAACCGGTGGCGGCAAGTCAATTTGCTTTCAGCTACCGGCCCTGCTGCAGTCGGGCCTGACGCTAGTGGTTTCTCCTTTAGTTGCGCTAATGGAGAACCAGGTCGAGGAACTGCGCCAGCACGATCTGCCTGCTGCTACGCTGCACAGTCAAATGCTGCCGCATCTACGACGCAACGTCCTCAAGCGGATTGAACATCAGACCCTCCGACTGCTGTACCTATCGCCAGAAACGCTGTTGAGCCCACCTGTTTGGGATCGCATCAGCCAGCCGCAAATTCGCATCAATGGTCTGATTCTGGATGAAGCGCATTGCTTAGTGCAATGGGGTGAAACGTTTCGGCCTGCTTACCGCCGCCTAGGGGCAGTGCGACCTGCTTTGCTAGCTAACCGCCCTGTCGGAACCTCTCTGCCCATTGCCGCCTTTACGGCCACCGCTGACCCTGTAGCGCAAAAGATTCTCAGAGACGTCCTCCAGCTGCAGGCTCCAACTGTAGTAAGGCTCAACCCCCATCGAGCAAATCTGCATCTGTCGGTGCGGGTGGCGCTGACGGTGCGCGATCGCAAACTCACCCTTAAGCGCTACCTGCAAACCCACCCTAATCAACCTGGTCTGGTCTATGTGCGAACCCGCAAAGACAGCGAAGAGCTAGCCGATTGGCTGAGACAGGTGGGCTTTCGCGTTGCCCCCTACCATGCTGGACTGGGGCCAACTGAGCGACGGCAAATCGAGGCTGATTGGACAGCAGATCGGCTTCAATTTGTGGTTTGTACGAGCGCTTTCGGGGTTGGGATCAACAAACCGAACACGCGCTGGGTCATCCATTACCAGGCTCCCTGCCTGATTACAGAATATGTGCAGGAGGTGGGTCGGGCTGGAAGGGACGGCAAACCTGCTGAGGCACTGACTCTGGTGAGTGAGCCAACGGGCTGGCTCGATGGCAGCGATCGACAGCGCGCCCAATTCTTTGAGACCCAGACCCAGACCCTACAGCAAAAAGCGCAGCAGCTCATTGGCAAGATTCCCAAAGAGGGCGATGTGCGAGAGGTGAGCCAGCAGTTTAAGGAGGGTGCGATCGCACTCTCCTGGCTGCACAGCAGTGGTCAACTGCAGTGGCAAGACCCCTTTCACTATCGGCTGAATCCTACAGGGAGTGCTAAATCCCTGCCTCAACAGGCGGCTGCCCAGCAGATGCACCAGTTTCTTCACAGCCGTAGCTGTCGCTGGAAATCCCTGCTCGACCAATTTGGCTTTCGCACTGAGGCCCAGAAGATGGGGAAATGCGGCCATTGTGACAACTGCCGCCGTTCCTAAAAGTAGTTCCTCGGCTCAGAAGCGCCTTTAACCTCGCTGTAATCCTAGGGACGAGCAGCTTCCTAGTGTTGCCTCGACTTGATTGACACCACATACAGGGGTGTGTCAATCTGTTGGTGTTTTTCTCTTCACTTTGGAACCCTGAGGGTATGTGAAATGGTTCAGGAACTCCCCCGTGCCCAGCAGAAGACTTTTCCCGATAGCGCACCTGCAGCCTATCCGGTGTTTTACCGTACCTACAGCCGCCGGGGTGAAGTGACCGAGGGGGAGCGGGAGACCTGGGAACAGGTGTGCGATCGCACTCTAGCGGGCCTGAGCGAGCTAGGCAACCTCACTGAAGCCGAGCAGCAGCTGATCCGCCGCATGCAGCATGAGCTAAAAGCTCTGCCTTCGGGGCGCTGGCTGTGGGTCGGCGGCACCGCTTGGAGCAAACAGCCCGAAAACTTCTCAGGAGCCTACAACTGCACCAGCACCAACGTCACCGACTGGCGCGCCTTTGGCCTGATGATGGATCTGGCCATGATGGGCTGCGGCACCGGAGCGGTACTAGAGCCCAAGTACATCAGTCAGCTGCCTACGATCCGCAATTCCCTAAAGGTATCGCTGCAGGGCGGGCTCGGCGAAACGCCAGCAGGCCAGCGCAAGGAAATCACTAAGATCAGCGTTGACGGTAACCAGGTTTTGATTCGCGTTGGCGACAGCCGCCAGGGCTGGGTACAGTCTTACCAGGGGCTGCTGGAGCTGTGCAGCGATGAGCGATTTACCGGAGAAGTCGAAGTCACCGTTGATCTCAGTGACGTGCGCCCCGCTGGAGAAAAGCTAAAAGGCTTTGGCGGCATGGCCAACCCCATCCGCCTGCCGGGGCTTTACGAGCGCTGCGCCAACATTCTCAACAAAGCCGTAGGCCGCCAGCTCAACTCCGTCGAGTGCTGCCTGCTAATTGACGAAGCTGCCGCCTGCGTTGTGGCCGGAAACATTCGTCGCTGCCTGCCTGAAGATGCCTTGGTGCACACTACTCACGGATTGGTTCCGATCAAAGATGTTCAGATTGGAGATTGGGTACAGACGCCTATTGGATTCCGTCGAGTGGTCAACAAGTTTGATCAGGGTATCCAAGATGTGTACGAGATTGAGACCAACGCCACGCTGCCCAGAGCCACGCTGAATCACCGTATGGCAGTGCTGGCCGATGCGAAAGGACAAATTGCTTGGAAGCGCGTCGGCGAGCTGGCAGTGGGTGATCGCCTGCTGCACAGCACCCAGGTTCTTCCTGGAACGATCACCACGCTACCTGCTGACTTTACAGCAGAGCGGCCTGACCAAAGCCGCACCGCTAAAGGCTTGACCATCCCTGCCTTGACTGCCGATGTGGCTTGGTTAATTGGCTACACTCACGGAGACGGGTATGTCGCTCTAGGACGCAACAAGCACGGCAAGCCCTATGGCCGCGTCGAGTGGGCGATGAACAGTATGGATACTGCTGTAACTGCTCGACTACAGCAGCAGCTAGACCGAGTGTTGGCTCTGTTTGGCTTGACTGCAACCCACGGTACGGTGAATGGAGAGAACACAGCTAAATCAGTGTGTTCCTCGATTAGGCTAGCTGAGTATTTCTACCGCCACATCAAACAGCCGAGCCAGCCTCTGACAGTACCTTCTTTTATTCTGCAAGGCTCAGTAGAGGTTCGGGCAGCATATCTGGCGGGACT
Protein-coding regions in this window:
- a CDS encoding TIGR03643 family protein, with amino-acid sequence MKQPNLDLETVNRVIEMAWEDRTPFEAIELQFGLQEKDVIALMRREMKPSSFRLWRKRVSDRKTKHRQRRGFVEGRFRSQNQKG
- a CDS encoding serine hydrolase — protein: MTFFTADATLEQTLKSVLEQTWTAFPALAQNQVAITWIVYDSPYIVNTGGALSPEAFWQNQPRGASYRGVERIYPASVVKLFYLIAVHEWLEQGMISPSSELERATRDMIVDSSNDATGLVVDILTGTTSGPELPTGPFQTWQQQRNIVNRYFQALQWPELATVNINQKTWCDGPYGRERDFLGALYENRNMLTTNAVARLLHSIVGGVSVTAVRSQAMMALMQRSLLPEDLAADPENQVKGFLGEGLPQAAKLWSKAGLTSQVRHDAAYIEIPNVKPYLLIVFTEGKAHSNNEAILPFISQTVCQAMML
- a CDS encoding ATP-dependent DNA helicase RecQ — its product is MQLSPPIAWEQVLSEFQRIWGYSGFRSPQDDIVKALLEQRDTLVIMPTGGGKSICFQLPALLQSGLTLVVSPLVALMENQVEELRQHDLPAATLHSQMLPHLRRNVLKRIEHQTLRLLYLSPETLLSPPVWDRISQPQIRINGLILDEAHCLVQWGETFRPAYRRLGAVRPALLANRPVGTSLPIAAFTATADPVAQKILRDVLQLQAPTVVRLNPHRANLHLSVRVALTVRDRKLTLKRYLQTHPNQPGLVYVRTRKDSEELADWLRQVGFRVAPYHAGLGPTERRQIEADWTADRLQFVVCTSAFGVGINKPNTRWVIHYQAPCLITEYVQEVGRAGRDGKPAEALTLVSEPTGWLDGSDRQRAQFFETQTQTLQQKAQQLIGKIPKEGDVREVSQQFKEGAIALSWLHSSGQLQWQDPFHYRLNPTGSAKSLPQQAAAQQMHQFLHSRSCRWKSLLDQFGFRTEAQKMGKCGHCDNCRRS